A genomic window from Bacteroidota bacterium includes:
- a CDS encoding endonuclease domain-containing protein, giving the protein MKIYYNSNLKQLSRDLRNNSTLSEVLLWKQLKGRKIKGYQFMRQKPIKKYIVDFYCSKLKLAIEVDGSSHNEKAEEDLKRQNELEKLGITFLRLDDKSIKIQIHHIIRVVEDFIEELEIKNKLQTTP; this is encoded by the coding sequence ATGAAAATCTATTACAATTCAAATCTAAAGCAACTCTCTCGTGATTTACGAAACAACAGCACGCTTTCAGAAGTTTTATTATGGAAACAATTGAAAGGAAGAAAAATCAAAGGATATCAATTTATGCGTCAGAAGCCGATTAAAAAATATATTGTTGATTTTTATTGCAGCAAATTAAAACTTGCAATCGAAGTAGATGGAAGTAGCCATAATGAAAAAGCTGAAGAGGATTTGAAAAGACAGAATGAACTTGAGAAATTAGGAATTACTTTTTTAAGATTGGATGATAAATCAATTAAAATCCAGATTCATCATATTATAAGAGTAGTCGAAGATTTTATTGAAGAATTGGAAATCAAAAATAAATTGCAGACAACCCCCTAA
- a CDS encoding helix-turn-helix transcriptional regulator: MKKTLGQILKRERKKRKLSQEEIADKLNTDKQYISNVENGRKNITIEQLELILLAIGADHKDILKLK, translated from the coding sequence ATGAAAAAAACGCTCGGGCAAATATTAAAACGCGAACGCAAGAAGCGCAAACTTTCCCAGGAAGAAATTGCAGATAAACTCAACACCGACAAGCAATATATTTCAAACGTTGAGAACGGGCGAAAAAATATCACCATTGAGCAACTCGAATTAATTCTTCTTGCCATCGGTGCCGACCACAAGGATATTTTGAAATTAAAATAG
- a CDS encoding sigma-70 family RNA polymerase sigma factor, producing the protein MTQTQNQSIQETVKKESPRLLDFIRRRIPNADDAEDILQDVFYQLVENTRLMKPIEDVGAWLFTVTRNKITDLFRKKKPESLEKQMIHSHEEEGEMLNLSDILPAKNDSPENKMLRSAVTEELEDALDELPKEQREVFMLHEIDGKSFREISELTGESVNTLLSRKRYAVLFLRERLKELYKELLNN; encoded by the coding sequence ATGACGCAGACCCAGAACCAATCCATTCAGGAGACGGTGAAAAAGGAAAGCCCGCGCTTGCTGGATTTTATACGCAGGCGCATTCCCAATGCCGATGATGCCGAAGACATTCTGCAGGATGTCTTTTATCAATTGGTGGAAAACACGCGGTTGATGAAACCCATTGAAGATGTTGGCGCATGGCTTTTCACAGTCACCCGCAACAAAATTACCGATTTGTTTCGCAAGAAAAAACCTGAGTCGCTGGAAAAGCAAATGATTCATTCGCACGAAGAGGAAGGCGAAATGCTTAACCTCTCGGATATTCTTCCCGCTAAAAATGATTCACCGGAAAATAAAATGCTTCGTTCGGCTGTGACCGAAGAACTGGAAGATGCGCTGGACGAATTACCGAAAGAACAGCGCGAGGTTTTCATGCTTCACGAAATTGACGGGAAGAGTTTCAGGGAAATTTCTGAACTCACAGGAGAAAGCGTGAATACATTGCTTTCGAGAAAAAGATATGCGGTATTATTTTTAAGAGAACGATTAAAAGAATTATACAAAGAACTACTAAACAACTAA
- the ffh gene encoding signal recognition particle protein: protein MFENLSDKIERAFKILKGQGKITEVNVSETLKEIRKALLDADVNYKVAKTFTDNVREKALGQNVLTSISPGQLMTKITRDELAELMGGKNEEIKLTGNPTVILMSGLQGSGKTTFSGKLANYLKNKRGKNPLLVACDIYRPAAIDQLKILGEQIGVSVFAEPENKNAVDIAKKAIQFAKNNNHTVVIIDTAGRLAIDEQMMNEISAVKKAVDPQEILFVVDAMTGQDAVNTAKAFNDKLNFDGVVLTKLDGDTRGGAALSIKSVVNKPIKFVGTGEKMDAIDVFHPDRMADRILGMGDIVTLVEKAQEQFNVEEAKKLQKKLAQNKFDFDDFLGQLQQIKKMGNMKDLIGMIPGVGKAMKDIDINDDAFKGIEAIIQSMTPKERNNPDIINGSRRQRISKGSGRPIQDVNRLMKQFEDMRKMMRMMGNKDQMRKMMQNMPKPR from the coding sequence ATGTTTGAAAATTTATCCGACAAAATAGAACGCGCCTTTAAAATTCTGAAAGGGCAGGGAAAGATTACGGAAGTAAACGTGAGCGAAACGCTCAAAGAAATCCGTAAAGCGCTGCTCGATGCGGATGTGAATTATAAAGTAGCAAAAACTTTTACCGATAACGTAAGGGAGAAAGCGCTCGGTCAAAATGTTCTCACTTCAATTTCTCCCGGACAATTGATGACGAAAATCACCCGCGATGAGTTAGCGGAACTGATGGGCGGGAAGAACGAAGAAATCAAACTCACGGGAAATCCTACTGTGATTTTAATGAGCGGACTTCAAGGTTCGGGCAAAACAACTTTCTCCGGAAAACTTGCAAACTATTTAAAGAACAAGCGCGGAAAAAATCCATTGCTTGTTGCCTGCGATATTTACCGCCCTGCTGCGATTGACCAGTTGAAAATTTTAGGAGAGCAGATTGGAGTTTCTGTTTTTGCCGAACCGGAAAATAAAAATGCAGTTGACATTGCGAAGAAAGCAATTCAGTTTGCAAAAAATAATAACCACACGGTTGTAATCATTGACACTGCCGGCCGCCTTGCGATTGACGAACAGATGATGAATGAAATTTCCGCAGTGAAAAAAGCCGTTGACCCGCAGGAAATTTTATTTGTGGTGGATGCAATGACGGGACAGGATGCAGTGAATACTGCAAAAGCTTTCAATGATAAATTAAATTTCGATGGAGTGGTGCTTACAAAATTAGATGGCGATACGCGTGGTGGTGCTGCGCTTTCGATAAAATCTGTCGTGAACAAGCCAATCAAGTTTGTTGGAACGGGCGAAAAGATGGATGCGATTGATGTTTTTCATCCGGATAGAATGGCGGATAGAATTTTGGGAATGGGAGATATTGTTACGCTCGTTGAAAAAGCGCAGGAGCAGTTCAATGTAGAAGAAGCAAAAAAACTTCAGAAGAAACTCGCGCAGAATAAATTTGACTTCGATGATTTTCTCGGGCAGCTTCAGCAAATAAAAAAGATGGGCAATATGAAAGATTTAATCGGAATGATTCCCGGAGTTGGAAAAGCGATGAAAGATATTGATATCAACGATGACGCGTTCAAAGGAATTGAAGCCATCATTCAATCAATGACTCCGAAAGAAAGAAACAATCCCGACATAATCAACGGAAGCCGCAGGCAAAGAATTTCAAAAGGCAGCGGGCGACCCATTCAAGATGTGAACCGGCTGATGAAACAATTTGAAGACATGCGCAAGATGATGCGGATGATGGGCAACAAAGACCAGATGAGAAAGATGATGCAAAATATGCCGAAACCAAGATGA
- a CDS encoding outer membrane beta-barrel protein — protein sequence MRGKEHWEIRDSTGNFRSEDDKRYIGYLGIPVYYGYTYKKVNINLGVQTLFALQSVGKINGTFSQNSVSASYSSKMDKLDIADYDFEPRIGISFRINKLFSAEAVFCYGISNLLKSNALNDQ from the coding sequence GTGCGCGGAAAAGAGCATTGGGAGATACGTGATTCAACCGGCAATTTCAGAAGCGAAGATGATAAGCGATACATCGGTTATCTTGGAATTCCCGTTTACTATGGCTATACATATAAAAAAGTAAACATTAATCTTGGCGTTCAAACGCTGTTTGCGTTGCAGAGCGTTGGAAAAATAAACGGAACATTCAGTCAGAATTCTGTTTCCGCTTCTTATTCTTCCAAGATGGATAAATTGGATATTGCCGATTATGATTTTGAACCGCGAATAGGAATCTCCTTTCGCATCAACAAACTTTTTTCTGCCGAAGCTGTTTTCTGCTATGGCATCAGTAACCTTTTAAAGAGCAATGCGCTGAATGACCAATGA